A window of Poecilia reticulata strain Guanapo linkage group LG7, Guppy_female_1.0+MT, whole genome shotgun sequence genomic DNA:
GACTTTTTAACTTCAGAAGTAGTATCTTAACRTTCCTTTGTCTGGATTGTCYATTTTAAGTACTATCTCACATTTCTTCATTACTTCATTCATTTTGGGTTTATTAAATCTTGCATATTatctaacattttattgattttgcattttagtaacttttactcatttacattttattcatattaaccCAACACTTTAttcctttttgcattttattaagttttgaaATATCATCCcaacatttattcaatttacaTTTTGGTTAACTCTAACAATTTAgtgaatataatttttaatacttttttactttaaagacgAAAATTATATCCTCCTAACACTTCaaccattttatatttttataaaatttaacatttattctttttaacttggattacaaaaaaaaaaaattcagattttgctCTTTTATAGTTCATTACCCTTCTATGGCATGGCGTTGACCTGAGGTAACAAAATATTTGGGTCCAGAAAGTGTCCGACTGTATGATTGATGTGTAATTACAGATGACGAAGCTctgacaaaactgcaaaaaatattttcttccaccacaaaaaaataaaaacaacaaaaacgcaGTCATGCCATGGTGGGTTGACTTATGTTCCTCCAAATTTAACACTCTAACATCCTTtaaccattttctttctttacgtATTCTTCATTAGATTGTAAAGGGGACATTGTGATTTTGATCCACCGCCTAAGAGGCTTTGGGGTGCCCTGTYCGTTTTTACCCCCAAAATtgacatgaaatgaaattaaaatgaaatgacacGAATGAAAGACGACATCAATGACTGAAATGATGCTGTATGCCAACATCTGTAAAAGCATCTGTTTTCCGGAAGGGACAGTGTTTACTCTAGGGTTTGTCTTCCATTTTTTGGGCTCTTTTAGAGCCCAACAGGGGGaatgttgagacgctttaccaggtcgagaaagagtcacacgctgttagacaaaggcccatagtaaagagttacatgtttgattctgttagacaccaaggtccatttctcagagaaacagaaacttataaggccacagagacatgatgtgatttcagggagtgtcttcagtccatataatcagctgccCTCCTCCTCagacgctgcacagacttttttagaaactcttctcaaATGTGATGGTAAAAGCATCTCCTTTCAgtgctgaaagtgaataaaataagtaaagtctgaatgcttttcttgtctgattttatgctccgAGTGTCAacacaaattatgattcatcgatcgagatttccattcccaacacTATCTATCTTACCCAACCGTTCCTTCAGTGATGTCTGACGAGGTGAATTAAGTTGTGTTCATAAATAGCATCATTAAATAGTCTCTTCCTTTCACACCTTCCTGACAAAAGGTTGRCAGAAGAGATGGCACttattgaaaaaatgtttcctgacTGACCTTTTTGAGGTTAAGACCATGAGAGATGTTGTCAGCAGTCATAAAGGCTGCCAGTAAGTGGGTGACGGCTCCAGCCTCACCACAGTGAGGCCTGAATGTGAAYGTGTTCAATCCTCTCTGTCTAAAGAGCAAGAAGGAGGcaagtaaacagaaaaacatccccaaaaatacagcaaacatgAGGTTTAGTTCTAAAGTCAGATGAATTGTGCTTGGAAGCAAAGTTACTGACCTACGCAGCTGGTTAAGAACAGCAATGTTGGCATACATGTAGTAGATATAATAAGTGTAGGAGGGGTTCTTGACGATGTCCCACTCTTCTGGTTTTGGACTTTTTGTGGAGAACATGTGGCCACTGTGTTTGGACTCATCGTCCACACTGTCAAATCCTGTCACCTGCACAACAAGAGGAAAACAGCTTACCTTCAATACAATACTAACGTTTCATTTTAGGGCAAACTTTATCTCATTATTTAgagtgttttcaaaataattatttcctaAGATCTGTcttaatatttagattttcatcTTGACTCACGTGCTTAAGGAAGATGCTGAGCTCTGGATTGGAYTGTGGATCAATGGTGGCCTGAAACACGGGAAGGAAAATGTTCTCCAACATTTTGCCAAAGTGTGCTACAAAGTTCCTGCTTCTGAAGATGTCACTGAGgttgaaacaacagaaaaagaacattatttACCCTTCTGGACCACTATCAGCATTACAGATGTTTATTACATACAAAATAGGTTCAGGGTTTTAGATAACTTTAAACATATCCAAAACAGGAAAATTGTACGTTAAAAATGCTACAGAGGCAGCCATTCTACAAAATKATGAAAACTTACTAGATTCTGGGGACTTGAATCATCCATTTGAGGTTGGGGGAGAAGACTCTGTGCTTTACAAACCAACTGGAGAGTTTACCCCACTCATTGGGATTACAACCATAGATAGACAGACGGGGCTCAGCATACTGGTACTTGGCTTCCTCCAGRTCACTGGCTACTTCCTGTAGTCAGAACAAGGTCAGATAAAGCTCAACATCTTTCAAGACTATATGCATCATAATGAATTGACACTTTAATTTAGTTCTTGAAATTTCACATAGTTATTCTTTTACATGTGTATGTAACAAYAATGCCACTTTTCAGGCTTCGGATTTCACTGTCAAAATCCTAATTCTGCTTAAACAGAATTACAGCAGCTTGATAAAACAACTGTTTTATGCAGATACTCCTTTTAGGCCTCATTTGACACCTTCGGCTAACTAAACCAAAAGGACCACATCCTAAAAAGAGAATCTCTAAATGGTTTCAATACTTAATTCAGACTGGTAACTAATACAATCAAAAAATGCTGTCGATAAACACTGTTGGAACTTAAATGCCATCAGCTTAAATTGCTAACAAGTGCTAACTTTAGCATGTTTGGTAAGATAACCTAACTCTGACTACTCTCTTAGCAGCACTATGAAAACTGTCATAAGCTAAAATTGCACTAATCCCTAAAAACTTACTAACGAAACATTAACAGCTAACAGAAATTACTAATTTAATCCATTAGacctaattttggtaaaatgctAGTTTTTAATGCTATCAATTTATGCTAtcaataacataacatgataaGCTACAATGGTCAAATGAAAACTTAGTTATGTTTGCATTTACAACTATAGGATATTTTCTGAGAGCTTCCTTTACACTTTTGTCCTGTAAAAATcaatataaatgcatttttaaacagtaCTCATTGCATTCCAGAATTAAGTTTGTACGAGCAGACCTTAATAATAGTGGCAAAATATTCCCCACTGAGGTGATTTTCGGTCTTCAGGTAGAGGTCCCGCAGCTCGCTGGCTCCTACAGGGTTGTACTTAGCATTGAACTTATCGAAACGTTGGAATGTTTGTCTTCCCTTCAGAAAAACAATtcataaacacatttcagaattttttttctaacagtcTGTagatgttgaatatttttcatatattaaGTACGCACTCATTCATGTTTGGCTTAAACGGTATATTTTAACATCCAATTGAGCATATTCAGGAGCTTACAGCGTGCACGTCCAAAGAGTCCACGGTGAGATCGTATGGATGCAGGTTGAGGGACTCAAACAGTTCCCTCATGGTGACCTCCCTCCCTTTAAGGTTGTGCACCACCCGGTCAGCATCCACACGGTAAGACCTTTTGATGAAGCGCAGCAGATGCTTCTGGTTCATGCAGGCAGCAGCATGGATGTGGGTGTCCACCTGAAACGCCACGGCAATAATAGATTATAACTGTTTCGCTTGGTGTGATGCCTGAATGTGGTCACTAGAGGGAGCCACAGCAGAGGGACAGTTTGAGTAACAGCTTTCCTCATGTTTTCAATATTATCccttttaactgttttttttataacttacaggtaattttatgtttaattaattattatgcGTTATGTTTTGTGTTAGTCTATAATCATTCAGTCTGTGTTTTCAGAAATTGTTGCAGTACCTTCCTGCAGTTGTAGAAATCCCTGTGGGGGTTCATCTTCAGCTCCTTCATCTCCTCCATCTCATTCAACATCTCATGCACATTGAACTTGGACATGAGGAACTTCAGACGCCTGTGAGTGTAAGtctttctgcaaaataaatacaagcttGTAGAAAACTCCAAGAAATTAAACTCTATTTATGGGCGATACAGCAAAGAGTTTTTGTAAATGGTGAGTAGACGTAAATCYGACTATCTTCTGATCAAAAGATTTACTTAAGaacaaatctgaataaaaacacatcaggtAGAACATCACTGAGGTAGGGTTTTTAGGATGTTGACATTTATCCTCCTTCTTAAACTGCATTGTTTAATTGGACAGCATTTGGTGTCTTGCACTGTCAGTCACTTCTAGTTCAAGAGAAATTATAGTTTTCATAATGTTTAGAGAGTGAAAGTTAAGTAGACATTTCAGCACAGACTCACGTCGGGCCCTGAGCAATCAGCGCAATGAGGAAGTTCATGTCATCAATGAAGGTGTTGTAGTCTGGATGAAGCAGGTCCTTGGGCTGATGCTTGTCAGCAGCTGCAGCGTCGTTGTACACATAYATGAGGCCGTCCTTCATACGAGCCACATAGCCAAGATTCTCTGGCAGGTCTGAGGTGCCCAAAGGGTCCTCCCCATGTTTTGGTGGAGCATTGAAGACTGAGGATTCAACAATTTAGTAGAAAGAAAAGCCATTAAGTCAAAGAATAAATCTTGTTTTGTGGAAGAtgcttgtctgtttttttttttcttttttaaggttttattggcctttatttgatagttaattgacaggaaagttggtaaTGAAAGATGGgaaaagacatgcagcaaaggtcgccaggccgggaatcaaacctgcgatgGCCgagtcgaggactaaggcctccatacatggATTGTGCTTAagccctgcgccaccacagcacaccctgcTTGTCTGTTTTTGATCAAATCACGATGCTAGTCTTTCTGTCTTCTCACCTGGCTGCACCTCATCTTCAACTTTGAACGTGTTTCCCTCTATCTGACGCAGGAACTGGGAGGCTGTTCTGGGAAAGTGCTGATAGGCTAGCCTCATGTATTTCTCCCTGATGGTTAAAGCACGGTACAGACCCTTACAAGACAACTCAAAGTCATCCATGGTCACCTGCTCAGATgagaaaaaacagacaaaatatacagtacatgtttataaaaacattttttagagttGACCTCATCTGAAAGGCCAACTGAACTATTTTATGACTAAAAATATAGAACGTCTGAGGTCTGACATATCCAGTTAGCCCAGTTTTTCAAAGGAGAGTAAatactttcagttttgttgGCTGGTATTATCTTGAATAAATTGGATTTATGTATGTAAGRATcagaaaaatttactttgttgAGCTGtacgtcatgttataatgttatttcctcatcgaAAACATACTGATAGAGTTGCCctgattctttcatgaatgtttgagaaatcctataatttccatggcaaccatacagctgtgcaaaatgcctgggtggMCCTAGCCCCGCCTTTGTGGATAAAGCTCctcttcagagctgcagtttccaatgCCTCACAGAGCTYCCCTtccccattcagctccttcagactagctaaCAGCAATTAGCTCSACCTGCTGAGTTAATTATAGGAGCTATTCCTCAGAGCAACACTtgtaaaaattttattaaagggttaatagaggagccatgtcatgatgactttctgaaagcgaagcttcagaaagagcaggagtttttaaagagacagcagcccaaaatgctttaaattacaaagtcaaatttcttttaagtcatgtttgatatgtacagcatttttataacaactgaaggtaacatagttacttgactgtaTTATAAAATGGTGCtatgtacctggaaaatacataatattgcccctttaaaaaagtgtagcaagatgtaaaaaaatctatcaaattTCACataatgttttctatttaaaatggTAACTAGACTGAACTTTTCCAGTCACACTGACCAGTCAAagccacattcacacacatttgTACACCAGTGCACAGATCAGTGTGCGACATGTGACAGGGGTAAggtggaatcaaacctacaactaCACACCCTACAAAATGTCTGTCTGTATGTAGAATTTGTGTTGTTATTAGAGTGGGTGGGTTCATGCTAACTGTATGTCTGCAGTTGAAGCAGACATAACAAGCCAGCTCATCTACAGCGTTCCTTTCCGGAACTGGAGATACCAAACTCATGTCCCTGAAACCTGAGCTCCGATCCGGCCCTGGCCTCTGGTGATGGCCGCTCATTCACTGAAACATGCAGTCAGTGAAATTTAATATCAGGGAAGTGAAAACAACACCTGTGATCAACATACTGCCAATTTTAAGTTTGCCATATATTTTATCACTYctctgtaataaaaatactcaTCAGACCAGTTATTCAGCAACAGACTATTAATATCTCTTCATTACAACGACATCCTGACAAAAGTTCAGACTTGAAGAATTTAGGGAGTATACTGTGTCAAAAAGCTTGGGGGGTTCAAGGCTTGATGAGGCCCTGGGCAGAATTAGATGGGGGGGCTACTTCCTGTTAAACCTACCATGATTTAGTACATATTTGGTAAAGTCCAAATCTGTACTAAATCACGGTGCCTTCGAGGCCTTTGACCTCAAAGgcatcaagtttttttttttttactcttaccagatttggatttattttcagatttgaatttAACATTTGTCTTCTAACTAATATTAGtagtaatatttatattttggaaGCTGACCCTGTGGAGGAAGCTAAAGATTAGAATGATGGTAACATCGGCATTCCAACCTCATTTGTAATActttgaaagtaaataaatacttttctcCTTCCCcactttcattaaaataaacgtATGCCACCATAAGTCACTAGTTTAGGCTTATGTCGTGTAGTTGAGCTTCGAGTCTTCCAGCTCGTTCCAGGAAGTAGACTGTACCCCAGAAGCGTAGTCACCAATGATGGCCACTCTCTGGAAGTCRGGGACCTCCAGATAGGTGGGGATGTCCACCAMCACCGGGGCAGCAACTGCCTGGGGGGAACGGCTGCTCTGAAGCCTTTTGCTGTTAGCCAGagacaaacattacaaacaCTTCAGCAAGCTCACTCTTACACTTTGAACTATGTGAGCTAACCCTgaatttaaaaatcttaattttttttWATTTTATTTTGCGGCGTGCTCCGTCTCACCGTTTCTCTGCATTATCATCAGCATGCAGGTGGTGTGCCATCTCCTGGTGAAGGATGGGACAGTCTTCAGCCACATCAAACAGYGAGATTTCATCTCGCACCTGTTCATCTTTAGTCTCTGATGCAAAGACCTTCTCAGCAAAGGCCCTCATGTTGTCATCAGTCTCTGCCGGGCGTGACAAAMGTTTTTACTAACTCAAATGTATCGTCCATGACCCCATGCAGGACTGGACAGCTCTGCTCAAACCGCATTCAGGACCAACTTCTAATCTAGTCTGCAGAAACATGACAGTCATATACATGATGGTCACATGTAAAGCTTATTTAAACTGATGCATACAGACTTCATAACATGCGTTGAATAGATATGACCAAAGACTAACTCAAACACTACAAATCTGCATCTCTGACAACAGATCTATATGAATATCTTCATCACACAAGTCCAGACTTGTGTGTTTAACCCTCTTTTGCAAGTATCTTTGCTTTCAAGGTGTCAGACTTTCTTGTAACCATAGCAGTCAAACCAATCGTTTTCCAGAGTTGAAAGTTGAAAGTTTGGGAAACCAAGAAGGCCTGACTCCTTGCAAGGACTAGATAAGAAAACAAGGGGCAGTTCTGGAAGTGAGTCTGATTGATAGATGATATTAGAAAGAAGGGCGAGTGTCTGGTTGTTACATGCTCCTACTTTACAGCCAACAAAGTCTAAAACAACACTACAAATCCAACATGGAGCTGAAAATGATGCTTGGCTTTTCAGCTTCCATACTTACTCTGTTGAACTGATTGTACCGTTCAGGAAAGTTGCGTCAAACaggataaaaatcacaaaaagagaGGGTTAGAAATGCATCAGTTAGAAATGTTATAATCATGTAAACAACCWcatattaaaattaaagaatcATAGATGTTCTACAACAGTCAGAAATGATGGGAACCTGGAGGTTAGGTGATGGTTTAGGAGTGTRAGGATGATCATGAAAACGRCTTCATGAAGTCAACAGCTTCTTCATGAGTTAATCCGTGAATTCATAGAGATGGTAAMTGCATTTTCACAACACATgcaaaagatttctgatttCCCAGCAGAGCAACTTTGAGTCAAATTAttacaaagtttatttgatagggacagacacagacacacatcgacatagacaaactgaataaaacagtttgaactgaataaaacagcagtcccatgtttgcatcatggtgcaatagcaacagctaattcgcagcacAACATAAtatatacaaacagaaaaatgcaaaacatcaaaaatgggtACAGTTTTGTTTTTSAcataaccagagttttgtttgatttttgaacgtACTRAAACTGGttacagactttaaatgaacaggaagtgagtccAAACTGCAAATCCTCTCACGGATAAATAAGAACTGGGAAAAATATGCTGTAGATTTTACAGGCACTTACAGATG
This region includes:
- the ampd1 gene encoding AMP deaminase 1 isoform X4 produces the protein MPKVQVPETDDNMRAFAEKVFASETKDEQVRDEISLFDVAEDCPILHQEMAHHLHADDNAEKRKRLQSSRSPQAVAAPVXVDIPTYLEVPDFQRVAIIGDYASGVTMDDFELSCKGLYRALTIREKYMRLAYQHFPRTASQFLRQIEGNTFKVEDEVQPVFNAPPKHGEDPLGTSDLPENLGYVARMKDGLXYVYNDAAAADKHQPKDLLHPDYNTFIDDMNFLIALIAQGPTKTYTHRRLKFLMSKFNVHEMLNEMEEMKELKMNPHRDFYNCRKVDTHIHAAACMNQKHLLRFIKRSYRVDADRVVHNLKGREVTMRELFESLNLHPYDLTVDSLDVHAGRQTFQRFDKFNAKYNPVGASELRDLYLKTENHLSGEYFATIIKEVASDLEEAKYQYAEPRLSIYGCNPNEWGKLSSWFVKHRVFSPNLKWMIQVPRIYDIFRSRNFVAHFGKMLENIFLPVFQATIDPQSNPELSIFLKHVTGFDSVDDESKHSGHMFSTKSPKPEEWDIVKNPSYTYYIYYMYANIAVLNQLRRQRGLNTFTFRPHCGEAGAVTHLLAAFMTADNISHGLNLKKSPVLQYLYFLTQIPIAMSPLSNNSLFLEYAKNPLLEFHQKGLMVSLSTDDPMQFHYTKEPLMEEYAIAAQVFKLSTCDMCEIARNSVLQSGLSHEEKIHFLGSDYQKEGPEGNDIRKTNVAQIRVAYRFETLGYELNLIKEGLKVE
- the ampd1 gene encoding AMP deaminase 1 isoform X2, with the translated sequence MRGAARMNGHVRQTQFNGATPRRGLHSGALTSLSFPQEATPATPPPCPKSRCQEMAHHLHADDNAEKRKRLQSSRSPQAVAAPVXVDIPTYLEVPDFQRVAIIGDYASGVTMDDFELSCKGLYRALTIREKYMRLAYQHFPRTASQFLRQIEGNTFKVEDEVQPVFNAPPKHGEDPLGTSDLPENLGYVARMKDGLXYVYNDAAAADKHQPKDLLHPDYNTFIDDMNFLIALIAQGPTKTYTHRRLKFLMSKFNVHEMLNEMEEMKELKMNPHRDFYNCRKVDTHIHAAACMNQKHLLRFIKRSYRVDADRVVHNLKGREVTMRELFESLNLHPYDLTVDSLDVHAGRQTFQRFDKFNAKYNPVGASELRDLYLKTENHLSGEYFATIIKEVASDLEEAKYQYAEPRLSIYGCNPNEWGKLSSWFVKHRVFSPNLKWMIQVPRIYDIFRSRNFVAHFGKMLENIFLPVFQATIDPQSNPELSIFLKHVTGFDSVDDESKHSGHMFSTKSPKPEEWDIVKNPSYTYYIYYMYANIAVLNQLRRQRGLNTFTFRPHCGEAGAVTHLLAAFMTADNISHGLNLKKSPVLQYLYFLTQIPIAMSPLSNNSLFLEYAKNPLLEFHQKGLMVSLSTDDPMQFHYTKEPLMEEYAIAAQVFKLSTCDMCEIARNSVLQSGLSHEEKIHFLGSDYQKEGPEGNDIRKTNVAQIRVAYRFETLGYELNLIKEGLKVE
- the ampd1 gene encoding AMP deaminase 1 isoform X1, encoding MRGAARMNGHVRQTQFNGATPRRGLHSGALTSLSFPQEATPATPPPCPKSRCQFNREMAHHLHADDNAEKRKRLQSSRSPQAVAAPVXVDIPTYLEVPDFQRVAIIGDYASGVTMDDFELSCKGLYRALTIREKYMRLAYQHFPRTASQFLRQIEGNTFKVEDEVQPVFNAPPKHGEDPLGTSDLPENLGYVARMKDGLXYVYNDAAAADKHQPKDLLHPDYNTFIDDMNFLIALIAQGPTKTYTHRRLKFLMSKFNVHEMLNEMEEMKELKMNPHRDFYNCRKVDTHIHAAACMNQKHLLRFIKRSYRVDADRVVHNLKGREVTMRELFESLNLHPYDLTVDSLDVHAGRQTFQRFDKFNAKYNPVGASELRDLYLKTENHLSGEYFATIIKEVASDLEEAKYQYAEPRLSIYGCNPNEWGKLSSWFVKHRVFSPNLKWMIQVPRIYDIFRSRNFVAHFGKMLENIFLPVFQATIDPQSNPELSIFLKHVTGFDSVDDESKHSGHMFSTKSPKPEEWDIVKNPSYTYYIYYMYANIAVLNQLRRQRGLNTFTFRPHCGEAGAVTHLLAAFMTADNISHGLNLKKSPVLQYLYFLTQIPIAMSPLSNNSLFLEYAKNPLLEFHQKGLMVSLSTDDPMQFHYTKEPLMEEYAIAAQVFKLSTCDMCEIARNSVLQSGLSHEEKIHFLGSDYQKEGPEGNDIRKTNVAQIRVAYRFETLGYELNLIKEGLKVE
- the ampd1 gene encoding AMP deaminase 1 isoform X3 — encoded protein: MPKVQVPVQQKTDDNMRAFAEKVFASETKDEQVRDEISLFDVAEDCPILHQEMAHHLHADDNAEKRKRLQSSRSPQAVAAPVXVDIPTYLEVPDFQRVAIIGDYASGVTMDDFELSCKGLYRALTIREKYMRLAYQHFPRTASQFLRQIEGNTFKVEDEVQPVFNAPPKHGEDPLGTSDLPENLGYVARMKDGLXYVYNDAAAADKHQPKDLLHPDYNTFIDDMNFLIALIAQGPTKTYTHRRLKFLMSKFNVHEMLNEMEEMKELKMNPHRDFYNCRKVDTHIHAAACMNQKHLLRFIKRSYRVDADRVVHNLKGREVTMRELFESLNLHPYDLTVDSLDVHAGRQTFQRFDKFNAKYNPVGASELRDLYLKTENHLSGEYFATIIKEVASDLEEAKYQYAEPRLSIYGCNPNEWGKLSSWFVKHRVFSPNLKWMIQVPRIYDIFRSRNFVAHFGKMLENIFLPVFQATIDPQSNPELSIFLKHVTGFDSVDDESKHSGHMFSTKSPKPEEWDIVKNPSYTYYIYYMYANIAVLNQLRRQRGLNTFTFRPHCGEAGAVTHLLAAFMTADNISHGLNLKKSPVLQYLYFLTQIPIAMSPLSNNSLFLEYAKNPLLEFHQKGLMVSLSTDDPMQFHYTKEPLMEEYAIAAQVFKLSTCDMCEIARNSVLQSGLSHEEKIHFLGSDYQKEGPEGNDIRKTNVAQIRVAYRFETLGYELNLIKEGLKVE